The following are encoded together in the Kribbella sp. CA-293567 genome:
- a CDS encoding nuclear transport factor 2 family protein, producing the protein MTELPPHLQPFVLDVAQGAEHRVERVGALDFHRPDGSARTGAVLLVHGGPMPADLEVQPRDWPVFQGYAAAIAQRGQVAVTVDHSLIRGLDQLTTAADDVEAAVGILRADPQVNPERVVLWFFSGAGLLAGEWLDSRPDWLRAVALTYPLLATPPGVDELVSAAEVIGKYDRGGGAGKVSNKVLPVLLTRVGREREELARPVAEFVSAGGAALDIIDVPKGQHGFDMLDHSEESRAAVTKALDWAIAHLGEDPTAPSQLPIPATTIPAPANQATKAPAGARAAGTAAPARPSNSAASTATTPSGSAGTSSASTGAATASTGLVAPPAARATVPTEAATVSAGSAAPAAPAAERAGGAEKAAAPASQQTSPTTSLPAETAASRVVARVHAAFEAHDLEAFLAMYSPTALLQFADGPVMRGRRSLREHYRPQFEAGDCQRELVHRMLVGNWVVEQTVTDGTPTVALYQVQDGLITEVRFLA; encoded by the coding sequence ATGACCGAGCTTCCGCCGCACCTGCAACCGTTCGTGCTGGACGTCGCGCAGGGAGCGGAGCACCGCGTCGAGAGGGTCGGAGCACTCGACTTCCACCGGCCGGACGGGTCCGCCCGGACCGGCGCGGTCCTGCTGGTCCACGGTGGGCCGATGCCCGCCGATCTCGAGGTGCAGCCGCGCGACTGGCCCGTCTTCCAGGGGTACGCCGCAGCCATCGCTCAGCGCGGCCAGGTGGCCGTCACGGTCGACCACAGCCTGATCCGCGGACTCGACCAGCTGACCACCGCCGCGGACGACGTGGAGGCTGCCGTCGGCATCCTGCGCGCCGACCCGCAGGTGAATCCGGAGCGGGTCGTGCTCTGGTTCTTCTCCGGCGCCGGACTGCTGGCGGGGGAGTGGCTGGACAGCCGCCCCGACTGGCTGCGCGCCGTCGCCCTGACCTATCCCCTGCTCGCCACTCCGCCCGGTGTCGACGAACTGGTTTCCGCCGCCGAAGTGATCGGCAAATACGATCGGGGCGGTGGGGCCGGAAAAGTATCAAACAAAGTCCTGCCGGTGCTGCTGACGAGGGTCGGCCGCGAGCGTGAAGAACTCGCCCGACCGGTGGCGGAGTTCGTCTCCGCCGGTGGCGCCGCGCTGGACATCATCGACGTACCGAAAGGGCAACACGGCTTCGACATGCTCGACCACAGCGAAGAGTCCCGCGCCGCGGTGACCAAGGCCCTCGACTGGGCCATCGCCCACTTGGGCGAAGACCCCACCGCACCCAGTCAGCTCCCCATTCCAGCCACCACCATCCCAGCTCCCGCCAACCAGGCCACCAAGGCTCCTGCCGGCGCCCGGGCAGCCGGCACCGCAGCCCCGGCCCGCCCAAGCAACAGCGCTGCCTCTACGGCGACCACGCCCAGCGGCTCCGCAGGCACATCCAGCGCCTCCACCGGCGCGGCTACGGCGTCCACCGGCCTGGTAGCCCCGCCTGCCGCGCGTGCCACCGTCCCGACCGAGGCGGCAACTGTCAGCGCCGGCTCAGCTGCCCCGGCAGCCCCTGCGGCCGAGCGGGCCGGGGGAGCCGAGAAGGCTGCTGCGCCCGCCAGTCAGCAGACTTCGCCCACCACCAGCTTGCCGGCGGAGACCGCGGCCTCCCGGGTGGTGGCCAGAGTGCATGCGGCGTTCGAGGCGCACGATCTGGAGGCGTTCCTCGCGATGTACTCGCCGACGGCGCTGCTCCAGTTCGCCGACGGACCGGTGATGCGGGGACGGCGTTCCCTGCGTGAGCACTACCGGCCGCAGTTCGAGGCCGGCGACTGCCAGCGCGAACTGGTGCACCGGATGCTGGTGGGGAACTGGGTGGTCGAGCAGACCGTGACCGACGGCACCCCGACGGTGGCGCTCTACCAGGTGCAGGACGGCCTGATCACCGAGGTTCGTTTCCTGGCCTGA
- the rplC gene encoding 50S ribosomal protein L3 has translation MSKFKNTRGLLGTKLGMTQTWDENNRVVPVTVIQAGPCVVTEVRTSSSHGYDGVQIAYGDIDPRKVTSPMRGHFEKAGVTPRRHLLELRTPDASEYTLGQEINAEAFAAGEIVDVSATSKGKGFAGVMKRHGFHGLRATHGVHKKHRSPGSIGGCATPGRVFKGMKMSGRMGHEKVTTQNVTVHAIDTERGLILLKGAVPGPKGGLVLIRNAAKGATK, from the coding sequence ATGAGCAAATTCAAGAACACGCGCGGTCTGCTGGGCACCAAGCTCGGCATGACCCAGACCTGGGACGAGAACAACCGAGTCGTCCCCGTCACCGTGATCCAGGCCGGCCCGTGTGTGGTGACCGAGGTGCGTACCTCCTCCAGCCACGGCTACGACGGCGTGCAGATCGCCTACGGCGACATCGACCCCCGCAAGGTGACCTCGCCGATGCGCGGCCACTTCGAGAAGGCCGGCGTGACTCCTCGCCGCCACCTGCTCGAGCTGCGCACCCCTGACGCCAGCGAGTACACGCTCGGCCAGGAGATCAACGCCGAGGCGTTCGCCGCGGGCGAGATCGTCGACGTCTCCGCCACCAGCAAGGGCAAGGGATTCGCCGGTGTCATGAAGCGACACGGCTTCCACGGCCTCCGCGCCACCCACGGTGTGCACAAGAAGCACCGTTCGCCGGGTTCCATCGGCGGGTGCGCGACCCCCGGTCGCGTCTTCAAGGGAATGAAGATGTCCGGCCGGATGGGCCACGAGAAGGTCACCACGCAGAACGTGACGGTCCACGCGATCGACACCGAGCGCGGCCTGATCCTGCTCAAGGGTGCCGTTCCCGGCCCCAAGGGCGGCCTCGTGCTGATCCGCAACGCCGCGAAGGGAGCTACCAAATGA
- the rpsL gene encoding 30S ribosomal protein S12, producing MPTIQQLVRKGRQDKVSKNKTPALKGSPQRRGVCTRVYTTTPKKPNSALRKVARVRLTSGIEVTAYIPGVGHNLQEHSIVLVRGGRVKDLPGVRYKIIRGSLDTQGVKNRKQARSRYGAKKEKS from the coding sequence GTGCCCACCATCCAGCAGTTGGTCCGCAAGGGCCGCCAGGACAAGGTGTCCAAGAACAAGACGCCGGCCCTGAAGGGTTCCCCTCAGCGTCGTGGTGTGTGCACGCGCGTCTACACGACCACTCCGAAGAAGCCGAACTCCGCTCTTCGTAAGGTCGCTCGTGTTCGCCTCACCAGCGGCATTGAGGTCACCGCCTACATCCCCGGCGTCGGCCACAACCTGCAGGAGCACTCGATCGTGCTCGTGCGTGGTGGTCGTGTGAAGGACCTCCCGGGTGTCCGGTACAAGATCATCCGCGGTTCGCTCGACACCCAGGGTGTGAAGAACCGGAAGCAGGCTCGCAGCCGTTACGGCGCGAAGAAGGAGAAGAGCTAA
- the rplD gene encoding 50S ribosomal protein L4: MSTVDIVVVKGDKVSKKGSAELPAELFDVQVNIPLIHQVVVAQLAAARQGTHKVKRRGEVSGGGAKPYRQKGTGRARQGSTRAPQFTGGGVVHGPTPRDYSQRTPKKMIAAALRGALSDRAREGRVHVVDQFVDGDAPSTKAAKAVLAEVTEFLKVLVVVERDDDISLLSLRNVPTVHLIAADQLNAYDVLCNDAVIFTKASLDTFVAGTPKGKSVKAVATSTEAEQEVEA; this comes from the coding sequence ATGAGCACCGTTGACATCGTCGTCGTGAAGGGCGACAAGGTCAGCAAGAAGGGCTCCGCGGAGCTCCCCGCCGAGCTGTTCGACGTCCAGGTCAACATCCCGTTGATCCACCAGGTCGTCGTGGCGCAGCTGGCCGCCGCCCGTCAGGGCACGCACAAGGTCAAGCGCCGTGGCGAGGTGTCCGGTGGTGGCGCCAAGCCGTACCGCCAGAAGGGCACCGGCCGCGCCCGTCAGGGCTCGACCCGCGCGCCGCAGTTCACCGGTGGTGGCGTCGTCCACGGCCCCACGCCGCGTGACTACAGCCAGCGGACCCCGAAGAAGATGATCGCCGCCGCCCTGCGCGGAGCGCTCTCGGACCGGGCCCGCGAAGGTCGCGTCCACGTCGTCGACCAGTTCGTCGACGGTGACGCGCCGTCCACCAAGGCCGCCAAGGCAGTCCTGGCCGAGGTCACCGAGTTCCTCAAGGTGCTCGTCGTGGTCGAGCGCGACGACGACATCTCGCTGCTCAGCCTGCGCAACGTGCCGACCGTGCACCTGATCGCGGCCGACCAGCTGAACGCGTACGACGTGCTGTGCAACGACGCGGTGATCTTCACCAAGGCGTCGCTGGACACGTTCGTCGCCGGAACGCCCAAGGGCAAGTCCGTCAAGGCTGTCGCGACGTCGACCGAAGCCGAGCAGGAGGTAGAAGCATGA
- the rplW gene encoding 50S ribosomal protein L23, whose translation MSHGVNKDPRDVLLRPVVSEKSYGLLDEQKYTFEVATDANKTEIKLAVEKVFKVRVTSVNTINRKGKRRRTRTGWGKRPDTKRAIVSLSGDDRIDIFGGQS comes from the coding sequence ATGAGCCACGGAGTCAACAAGGACCCGCGGGACGTGCTGCTGCGGCCGGTCGTGAGCGAGAAGAGCTACGGCCTGCTGGATGAGCAGAAGTACACGTTCGAGGTCGCCACGGACGCCAACAAGACCGAGATCAAGCTCGCGGTCGAAAAGGTGTTCAAGGTCCGCGTGACCAGCGTCAACACGATCAACCGCAAGGGCAAGCGTCGCCGTACCCGTACGGGCTGGGGCAAGCGTCCTGACACCAAGCGTGCGATCGTCAGCCTCTCCGGCGACGACCGCATCGACATCTTCGGAGGCCAGTCGTAA
- the rpsG gene encoding 30S ribosomal protein S7 has product MPRKGPAPKRPVIIDPVYSSPLVTQLISKILVDGKKQIAQSIVYTALEGTRTKTGTDPVITLKRALDNVKPSIEVKSRRVGGATYQVPIEVKPGRSTTLALRWMTSYSRARREKTMAERLMNEILDASNGLGAAVKRREDTHKMAEANKAFAHYRW; this is encoded by the coding sequence ATGCCGCGTAAGGGTCCCGCCCCGAAGCGGCCGGTCATCATCGACCCGGTCTACAGCTCGCCGCTCGTCACCCAGTTGATCTCCAAGATCCTGGTCGACGGCAAGAAGCAGATCGCCCAGAGCATCGTCTACACGGCGCTCGAAGGCACCCGGACGAAGACCGGCACCGATCCCGTCATCACGTTGAAGCGCGCACTGGACAACGTGAAGCCCAGCATCGAGGTGAAGAGCCGCCGTGTCGGTGGAGCCACCTACCAGGTGCCGATCGAGGTCAAGCCCGGTCGCTCGACCACGCTCGCCCTGCGCTGGATGACGTCGTACTCCCGGGCCCGTCGCGAGAAGACGATGGCCGAGCGCCTGATGAACGAGATCCTGGACGCGTCGAACGGTCTGGGTGCCGCAGTCAAGCGCCGCGAGGACACGCACAAGATGGCCGAAGCCAACAAGGCTTTCGCCCACTACCGCTGGTGA
- a CDS encoding DUF1501 domain-containing protein: MRDTLASLHPDCPDWRRLGPTPADAVLRAGAAAVTADAEDRESQWSHGFTRRRLLAGGLGVGVAAMTTQLVTTRVSWAAPGADPGGTLIVVFLRGGMDGLSVLVPADDPNLLKARPSIAVRAASLLDLQRGFGMHPALAPLQPLMTGGRLAAVPAVSTPDLTRSHFQAQDCLERGGAAKSSVQSGWLDRVLQELGPGTTFRGLGIGARMSRSLLGDSNPVMLTSLKDFTVKGIDGVAPQTLAALKTLYTGIDHPLGVQGLDALQASAQAQSYAKQQTTPAKERGYPDGEFGAALSTLAQLIKAKAGVRVATVDLGGWDMHTGLGTVDGGDMTNSLKTVATALAAFAAELGPELDNTTVVTMSEFGRRVEQNANSGTDHGHGGVALVLGGGVRGGVHGRWEGLASGVLDQGDVPGTNDYRDVLSEIVMRRLGLSEGQAGKVFPGWKPSPLGIMA, encoded by the coding sequence ATGAGAGACACACTCGCCTCCTTGCACCCCGACTGCCCCGACTGGCGCCGTCTCGGCCCGACCCCGGCCGACGCCGTACTGCGAGCCGGCGCCGCGGCGGTGACGGCCGATGCGGAAGACAGAGAGTCGCAGTGGAGTCACGGCTTCACCAGACGTCGCCTGCTGGCAGGTGGTCTGGGAGTGGGCGTTGCCGCCATGACCACCCAACTGGTGACCACCCGCGTCTCCTGGGCCGCACCTGGCGCTGACCCCGGTGGCACGTTGATCGTGGTGTTCCTGCGCGGCGGTATGGACGGCTTGTCAGTACTGGTGCCGGCCGACGATCCCAACCTGCTCAAGGCTCGGCCGTCGATCGCCGTACGGGCTGCTTCTCTGCTCGACCTGCAACGCGGGTTCGGGATGCACCCGGCGCTGGCTCCCCTTCAGCCACTGATGACGGGTGGCCGGCTGGCCGCCGTACCGGCTGTGTCGACGCCGGATCTGACTCGGAGCCACTTCCAGGCGCAGGACTGTCTGGAGCGTGGCGGAGCGGCAAAGTCGTCGGTTCAGTCCGGCTGGCTCGACAGAGTCCTGCAGGAGCTAGGACCCGGTACTACGTTCCGCGGGCTGGGGATCGGCGCCCGGATGAGCCGTTCGCTGCTGGGTGACTCCAACCCCGTCATGCTGACGTCACTGAAGGACTTCACCGTCAAGGGAATCGACGGGGTCGCGCCACAGACCCTCGCGGCTCTCAAAACGCTCTACACAGGCATTGACCATCCCCTGGGGGTGCAGGGGCTCGATGCCTTGCAGGCCTCGGCACAGGCGCAGAGTTATGCGAAGCAGCAAACGACACCGGCCAAGGAGCGTGGCTATCCGGACGGAGAGTTCGGTGCGGCCCTGTCGACGCTGGCGCAGCTGATCAAGGCCAAGGCCGGAGTGCGGGTCGCCACTGTCGATCTGGGCGGCTGGGACATGCACACCGGTCTCGGCACCGTGGACGGTGGCGACATGACCAACTCGCTGAAGACCGTGGCGACGGCACTCGCCGCGTTCGCTGCCGAGCTGGGACCTGAGCTCGACAACACCACTGTGGTGACGATGAGCGAGTTCGGCCGGCGGGTCGAGCAGAACGCGAACAGCGGCACGGACCACGGGCACGGCGGTGTCGCGCTGGTGCTGGGTGGCGGGGTCAGGGGTGGAGTGCACGGACGGTGGGAGGGACTGGCGTCCGGCGTACTGGATCAGGGGGACGTGCCCGGCACCAACGACTACCGCGACGTGCTGTCGGAGATCGTGATGCGGCGGCTGGGGCTCAGCGAAGGCCAGGCAGGCAAGGTCTTTCCGGGCTGGAAGCCGTCACCGCTCGGCATCATGGCGTGA
- a CDS encoding DUF1800 domain-containing protein, whose translation MARRAAIGAVAGTLAAGGLAAEIISRPDTLQNRVLAASPPRDPARTTAARAKVAQQPSLATAGEDRDSSFVAAKKSKVATQTGKPQEYAGYAAAAKAGSASPGLLVSKSGPLTDAQARRHLLNRATFGPRPADVQSLEKLGIDKWLAAQLSPTATDPAGDQAWKAVKLAGADPATVRRSIPEYSWEAMFHTGFATLGRQVFGSRQLFEVVVDVFANHLHVATPSDRGWDVAPQYAVSVIRRHAFGRYGDMLKAAMRHPAMLRFLDNDASTRDSVNENLGRELLELHTVGVSSGYTEKDVRASAYVLSGRGATKEGAFEYDADKHRTGRVKVLTWSATNSSATGGLATGDRYLDYLARHPATARAIARKLVVRFVADSPPAELVDRLAQIYLRNNTAILPMLTALFRSSEFWNSLGQKTKRPLEDVVSSARALDLPFGPATAKGLEAVYWELNNLGHAPLAWPSPNGYPDVAPAWASAGQMLERWSMHRAMTYGWWEGMKHTKLPAALRPRKGDTYREWFDRLGERLIGQRPDARQRTALSTFVQAKPTARVDHGRMEWQAGHVVALVLDSPQFLAR comes from the coding sequence GTGGCCCGCCGGGCGGCCATCGGTGCCGTCGCAGGCACCCTGGCCGCCGGCGGGTTGGCTGCGGAGATCATCAGCCGCCCAGACACGCTGCAGAACCGCGTGCTCGCCGCATCTCCTCCCAGAGACCCCGCCCGTACGACGGCAGCCCGCGCCAAGGTCGCCCAGCAGCCGAGTCTCGCCACCGCCGGCGAGGACCGTGACTCCAGCTTCGTCGCAGCCAAGAAGTCAAAGGTCGCCACCCAGACCGGCAAACCCCAGGAGTACGCCGGCTACGCGGCTGCCGCCAAGGCCGGAAGCGCCTCCCCCGGCCTGCTGGTCAGCAAGAGCGGGCCGCTGACCGACGCGCAGGCCCGGCGCCATCTGCTCAACAGGGCGACCTTCGGCCCCCGGCCGGCCGACGTACAGAGTCTCGAGAAGCTCGGGATCGACAAGTGGCTGGCAGCTCAACTGTCGCCGACGGCAACGGACCCGGCCGGAGACCAGGCCTGGAAGGCGGTCAAACTGGCCGGCGCCGACCCGGCCACCGTCCGGCGGTCCATCCCGGAGTACTCCTGGGAAGCCATGTTCCACACCGGGTTCGCGACGCTGGGCCGGCAGGTCTTCGGCAGCCGGCAGCTCTTCGAGGTCGTCGTCGACGTCTTCGCCAACCATCTGCACGTCGCGACGCCGTCCGACCGCGGCTGGGACGTCGCGCCGCAGTACGCGGTGTCGGTGATCCGGCGACACGCATTCGGCCGGTACGGCGACATGCTGAAGGCCGCGATGCGGCACCCCGCGATGCTGCGCTTCCTCGACAACGACGCGTCGACCCGCGACAGCGTCAACGAGAACCTCGGCCGCGAGCTCCTGGAACTGCACACGGTCGGAGTCTCCTCCGGCTATACAGAGAAGGACGTGCGGGCCAGTGCCTATGTACTGAGCGGGCGCGGCGCCACCAAGGAAGGCGCCTTCGAGTACGACGCCGACAAGCACCGGACCGGCCGGGTGAAGGTGCTCACCTGGTCCGCGACCAACAGTTCGGCCACGGGCGGTCTCGCCACCGGCGATCGCTATCTCGACTACCTGGCCAGGCATCCCGCGACAGCGCGCGCCATCGCCCGCAAACTCGTCGTACGGTTCGTCGCCGACTCTCCCCCGGCCGAGCTGGTCGACCGGCTGGCTCAGATCTACCTGCGCAACAACACGGCGATCCTGCCGATGCTCACGGCGCTGTTCCGTAGCAGCGAGTTCTGGAACTCCCTCGGCCAGAAGACGAAGCGGCCACTGGAAGATGTCGTGAGCAGCGCCCGGGCGCTCGACCTGCCGTTCGGGCCGGCCACCGCCAAAGGCCTCGAGGCCGTCTACTGGGAGCTCAACAATCTCGGCCATGCACCGCTGGCCTGGCCCTCCCCCAACGGCTACCCCGACGTCGCACCGGCGTGGGCCTCCGCCGGTCAGATGCTGGAGCGCTGGTCGATGCACCGCGCCATGACCTATGGCTGGTGGGAAGGCATGAAGCACACGAAGTTGCCGGCGGCTCTGCGTCCTCGCAAGGGCGACACATACCGCGAGTGGTTCGACCGGCTGGGCGAGCGGCTGATCGGGCAACGCCCCGACGCCCGGCAGCGCACCGCCCTGTCCACGTTCGTCCAGGCCAAGCCCACCGCACGGGTCGACCACGGGCGGATGGAGTGGCAGGCGGGGCATGTCGTCGCCTTGGTTCTCGACTCCCCGCAGTTCCTGGCCCGGTGA
- the fusA gene encoding elongation factor G: protein MAVQITTDLSMVRNIGIMAHIDAGKTTTTERILFYTGITYKIGEVHDGAATMDWMEQEQERGITITSAATTCTWKDHTINIIDTPGHVDFTVEVERSLRVLDGAVAVFDGVAGVEPQSETVWRQADRYGVPRICFVNKLDRTGAEFMRCVDMIVDRLAAVPLVLQLPIGSEGDFIGVVDLVGMRALTWRGETTMGEDYTVEEIPATHTEIAAEWRDKLIETLAEADDEIMEQYLEGEQPTQEQIVAGIRRATIASKLTPVLTGTAFKNKGVQPLLDAINAYLPSPLDVPDIEGHDIKDGTEVVLRKPDDSEPFSALAFKIAADPHLGKLTFIRVYSGKLETGTQVLNPTKGRKERIGKIYRMHANKREEIASVGAGHIVAVMGLKDTTTGETLCDPAKPVLLESMTFPAPVISVAIEPKSKADQEKLGVAIQRLADEDPTFQVRTDEDTGQTIIAGMGELHLEVLVDRMKREFRVEANVGKPQVAYRETIKKKVEKVDYTHKKQTGGSGQFARVIINIEPTSVEAGGEGGYEFVNAVTGGRIPREYIPSVDEGAQEAMEFGVLAGYPMVDVKVTLTDGAYHDVDSSELAFKIAGSMAFKDAARRAQPIILEPMFAVEVLTPEDYMGEVIGDLNSRRGSIQSMADGPGGSRAIKASVPLSEMFGYVGDLRSKTQGRASYSMQFDSYAEVPKNVAEEIIKKARGE from the coding sequence GTGGCCGTACAAATCACCACCGACCTGAGCATGGTGCGCAACATCGGCATCATGGCCCACATCGACGCCGGCAAGACGACGACGACCGAGCGGATCCTCTTCTACACCGGCATCACCTACAAGATCGGTGAGGTCCACGACGGCGCCGCCACGATGGACTGGATGGAGCAGGAGCAGGAGCGCGGCATCACCATCACGTCCGCCGCGACGACCTGCACCTGGAAAGACCACACCATCAACATCATCGACACCCCCGGGCACGTCGACTTCACCGTCGAGGTGGAGCGCTCGCTGCGCGTCCTCGACGGCGCGGTCGCGGTCTTCGACGGTGTCGCGGGTGTGGAGCCGCAGTCCGAGACCGTGTGGCGTCAGGCGGACCGGTACGGCGTACCGCGGATCTGCTTCGTCAACAAGCTCGACCGGACCGGCGCCGAGTTCATGCGCTGCGTCGACATGATCGTCGACCGGCTGGCCGCGGTGCCGCTGGTGCTGCAGCTGCCGATCGGCTCCGAGGGTGACTTCATCGGTGTCGTCGACCTGGTCGGGATGCGCGCGCTGACCTGGCGTGGCGAGACCACGATGGGTGAGGACTACACCGTCGAGGAGATCCCGGCGACGCACACCGAGATCGCCGCCGAGTGGCGCGACAAGCTGATCGAGACGCTGGCCGAGGCCGACGACGAGATCATGGAGCAGTACCTGGAAGGCGAGCAGCCGACCCAGGAGCAGATCGTGGCCGGCATCCGCCGCGCGACGATCGCCTCCAAGCTGACCCCCGTGCTGACCGGTACCGCGTTCAAGAACAAGGGCGTCCAGCCCCTGCTCGACGCGATCAACGCCTACCTGCCGAGCCCGCTCGACGTCCCCGACATCGAGGGTCACGACATCAAGGACGGCACCGAGGTGGTCCTGCGCAAGCCGGACGACTCCGAGCCCTTCTCGGCGCTGGCCTTCAAGATCGCGGCGGACCCGCACCTGGGCAAGCTGACCTTCATCCGGGTCTACTCGGGCAAGCTCGAGACCGGCACCCAGGTGCTGAACCCGACGAAGGGCCGCAAGGAGCGGATCGGCAAGATCTACCGCATGCACGCGAACAAGCGTGAGGAGATCGCGTCGGTCGGCGCCGGCCACATCGTCGCCGTGATGGGTCTGAAGGACACCACCACCGGCGAGACCCTGTGCGACCCGGCCAAGCCGGTGCTGCTCGAGTCGATGACCTTCCCGGCCCCGGTGATCTCGGTCGCCATCGAGCCGAAGTCGAAGGCCGACCAGGAGAAGCTCGGCGTCGCGATCCAGCGCCTGGCCGACGAGGACCCGACCTTCCAGGTCCGGACCGACGAGGACACCGGCCAGACGATCATCGCCGGGATGGGTGAGCTGCACCTCGAGGTGCTGGTCGACCGGATGAAGCGCGAGTTCCGCGTCGAGGCCAACGTCGGCAAGCCCCAGGTCGCCTACCGCGAGACGATCAAGAAGAAGGTCGAGAAGGTCGACTACACGCACAAGAAGCAGACCGGTGGTTCGGGTCAGTTCGCGCGTGTGATCATCAACATCGAGCCGACTTCGGTCGAGGCCGGTGGTGAGGGCGGGTACGAGTTCGTCAACGCCGTCACCGGTGGCCGGATCCCGCGCGAGTACATCCCTTCGGTGGATGAAGGCGCGCAGGAAGCGATGGAGTTCGGCGTCCTGGCCGGCTACCCGATGGTGGACGTCAAGGTCACGCTGACCGACGGCGCCTACCACGATGTCGACTCGTCCGAGCTGGCGTTCAAGATCGCCGGTTCGATGGCCTTCAAGGACGCCGCCCGCCGGGCGCAGCCGATCATCCTCGAGCCGATGTTCGCGGTCGAGGTGCTCACCCCTGAGGACTACATGGGTGAAGTGATCGGTGACCTCAACTCACGTCGAGGCTCGATCCAGTCGATGGCCGACGGACCCGGTGGCTCCAGGGCCATCAAGGCCTCGGTGCCATTGTCCGAGATGTTCGGGTACGTCGGGGACCTGCGGTCGAAGACCCAGGGCCGTGCGTCGTACTCGATGCAGTTCGATTCCTACGCCGAGGTTCCGAAGAACGTGGCGGAAGAGATCATCAAGAAGGCCCGCGGCGAGTAA
- the tuf gene encoding elongation factor Tu, which produces MAKAKFERTKPHVNIGTIGHIDHGKTTLTAAITKVLHDKYPTLNEASAFDQIDKAPEERQRGITISIAHVEYQTEARHYAHVDCPGHADYIKNMITGAAQMDGAILVVAATDGPMPQTREHVLLARQVGVPAMVVALNKCDMVDDEEILELVELEVRELLSEQEFDGDNVPVVQVAAHPALQGDEKWGQSILNLMDAVDNYIPQPEREIDKPFLMPVEDVFTITGRGTVITGRIERGVVKVNETVDIVGIRPEKQTSTVTGIEMFRKLLDEGQAGENVGLLLRGTKREDVERGMVVIKPGTTTPHTNFEASVYILSKEEGGRHTPFFQNYRPQFYFRTTDVTGVVTLPEGTEMVMPGDNTEMAVELIQPIAMEENLRFAIREGGRTVGAGRVTKIIK; this is translated from the coding sequence GTGGCTAAGGCGAAGTTCGAGCGGACTAAGCCGCACGTCAACATCGGCACCATCGGTCACATCGACCACGGTAAGACGACTCTTACCGCGGCGATCACCAAGGTGCTGCACGACAAGTACCCGACCCTCAACGAGGCGTCGGCCTTCGACCAGATCGACAAGGCGCCGGAAGAGCGTCAGCGCGGTATCACCATCTCCATCGCGCACGTCGAGTACCAGACCGAGGCCCGGCACTACGCGCACGTTGACTGCCCGGGACACGCGGACTACATCAAGAACATGATCACCGGTGCGGCCCAGATGGACGGTGCGATCCTGGTCGTCGCCGCCACCGACGGCCCGATGCCCCAGACGCGTGAGCACGTGCTGCTCGCCCGTCAGGTCGGCGTGCCGGCGATGGTCGTCGCCCTGAACAAGTGCGACATGGTCGACGACGAGGAGATCCTGGAGCTCGTCGAGCTCGAGGTCCGCGAGCTGCTCTCCGAGCAGGAGTTCGACGGGGACAACGTCCCGGTCGTCCAGGTCGCGGCGCACCCGGCACTGCAGGGTGACGAGAAGTGGGGCCAGTCCATCCTCAACCTGATGGACGCGGTCGACAACTACATCCCGCAGCCGGAGCGCGAGATCGACAAGCCGTTCCTGATGCCGGTGGAGGATGTCTTCACCATCACGGGTCGCGGTACCGTCATCACCGGCCGGATCGAGCGCGGCGTCGTCAAGGTCAACGAGACCGTCGACATCGTCGGAATCCGTCCGGAGAAGCAGACCAGCACGGTCACCGGTATCGAGATGTTCCGCAAGCTGCTCGACGAGGGCCAGGCCGGTGAGAACGTCGGTCTGCTGCTTCGTGGCACCAAGCGCGAAGACGTCGAGCGCGGCATGGTCGTCATCAAGCCGGGCACCACGACGCCGCACACGAACTTCGAGGCGTCGGTCTACATCCTCTCCAAGGAGGAGGGCGGCCGTCACACGCCGTTCTTCCAGAACTACCGCCCGCAGTTCTACTTCCGCACCACGGACGTCACCGGCGTCGTCACGCTGCCCGAGGGCACCGAGATGGTCATGCCGGGCGACAACACCGAGATGGCGGTCGAGCTGATCCAGCCGATCGCGATGGAAGAGAACCTGCGGTTCGCGATCCGTGAAGGTGGCCGCACCGTCGGCGCCGGCCGGGTCACCAAGATCATCAAGTGA
- the rpsJ gene encoding 30S ribosomal protein S10, translating to MAGQKIRIRLKAYDHEVIDSSARKIVDTVTRTGAKVAGPVPLPTEKNVFCVIRSPHKYKDSREHFEMRTHKRLIDIIDPTPKTVDSLMRLDLPAGVDIEIKL from the coding sequence ATGGCGGGACAAAAGATCCGCATCCGGCTGAAGGCCTACGACCACGAGGTCATCGACAGTTCGGCGCGCAAGATCGTCGACACGGTGACGCGTACTGGTGCGAAGGTTGCTGGCCCGGTGCCGTTGCCGACGGAAAAGAACGTGTTCTGCGTCATCCGCTCGCCGCACAAGTACAAGGACAGCCGCGAGCACTTCGAGATGCGCACCCACAAGCGGCTCATCGACATCATCGACCCCACGCCGAAGACCGTCGACTCGCTGATGCGTCTCGACCTGCCGGCTGGTGTCGACATCGAGATCAAGCTCTGA